One Cricetulus griseus strain 17A/GY chromosome 5, alternate assembly CriGri-PICRH-1.0, whole genome shotgun sequence genomic window carries:
- the LOC100773130 gene encoding olfactory receptor 7A17-like codes for MEEGNDTQLSEFLLLGFSENQPQIQPLIFGLFLSMYLVTVFGNLLIIMAIIVDSHLHTPMYIFLSNLSFVDICFTSTTVPQMLVNIQTQSKIITYAGCITQMYFLLLFSGLDIFLLTVMAYDRYVAICHPLHYTVIMNPRHCGLLILVCWIIGVLNSLLHSFLALRLSFCTNLEIPHFFCELNQVVHHACSDTFINDMVIYITAMLLAVGPLSGILYSYSKIVSSIRAISSAQGKYKAFSTCASHLSVVSLFYCTLLGVYLSSAVTQNSHDTATASLMYTVVTPMLNPFIYSLRNKDIKTALKLLLGSITRSRPMDSLS; via the coding sequence atggaagaaggaaatgatACTCAACTTTCAGAATTCCTTCTTCTGGGATTTTCAGAGAATCAACCTCAAATTCAACCTCTCATATTTGGACTTTTCCTCTCCATGTACCTAGTGACTGTTTTTGGCAACCTACTCATCATCATGGCCATCATTGTGGACAGCCACCTGCACACGCCCATGTACATCTTCCTCTCCAATCTGTCCTTTGTGGACATCTGCTTCACCTCGACCACTGTCCCACAGATGCTGGTGAACATCCAGACACAGAGCAAGATCATCACCTATGCAGGCTGCATCACCCAGATGTACTTCTTACTGCTTTTTTCAGGTTTAGACATCTTTCTTCTGActgtgatggcctatgaccgctatgtggccatctgtcacCCTCTGCACTACACAGTCATCATGAACCCAAGACACTGTGGATTGCTGATTCTAGTATGCTGGATCATAGGTGTCCTAAATTCCCTGTTACACAGCTTTTTGGCTCTAAGGCTCTCATTCTGCACAAACTTGGAAATCCCTCACTTTTTCTGTGAACTTAATCAGGTGGTACACCATGCCTGCTCTGACACTTTTATTAATGACATGGTAATTTACATTACAGCCATGTTACTGGCTGTGGGTCCCCTGTCTGGCATCCTTTACTCTTACTCCAAGATAGTGTCCTCCATACGTGCAATCTCCTCAGCTCAGGGGAAGTACAAAGCATTTTCCACTTGTGCCTCTCACCTTTCAGTTGTCTCTTTATTTTATTGCACCCTCCTGGGAGTGTACCTCAGTTCTGCTGTGACTCAAAACTCACATGACACTGCCACAGCTTCATTGATGTATACTGTGGTCACTCCCATGCTGAACCCCTTCATTTATAGTCTGAGGAACAAAGACATAAAGACAGCACTAAAACTCCTGTTAGGGAGTATAACTAGAAGCAGACCAATGGATTCTCTATCATAG